One Ctenopharyngodon idella isolate HZGC_01 chromosome 9, HZGC01, whole genome shotgun sequence DNA window includes the following coding sequences:
- the frzb gene encoding secreted frizzled-related protein 3 isoform X1, translating to MFSYEMFICVLAIACLLEIPRGTAAASCEPIRIPMCRSMPWNMTKMPNHLHHSTQANAVLAIEQFEGLLGTQCSPDLLFFLCAMYAPICTIDFQHDPIKPCKSVCERAKCGCEPVMKKYNHTWPESLACEELPVYDRGVCISPEAIVKADGPDNPYYQDPSKCNPEGNPDFPMDSHNSNCKGANDRCKCKSVRLAQKTYSKNNYNYVIRARVKEIKTRNHDLSAIVEVKDVLKSSLVNIPRDIVTLYYSSGCLCPPLIANEEYIIMGYENEERSRLLLIDGSIAQKWKDKMGRKVKRWDQILQSRANSGRSNTKRNRH from the exons atgttttCCTACGAGATGTTCATCTGCGTCCTGGCCATCGCCTGTCTTCTGGAGATCCCCCGAGGCACCGCGGCCGCGTCCTGCGAGCCCATCCGTATCCCCATGTGCAGGTCCATGCCGTGGAACATGACCAAGATGCCCAACCACCTCCATCACAGCACACAGGCCAACGCCGTGCTCGCCATCGAGCAGTTCGAGGGGCTCCTGGGCACCCAGTGCAGCCCGGACCTACTGTTCTTCCTGTGCGCCATGTACGCGCCCATATGCACCATCGACTTCCAGCACGACCCCATCAAACCCTGCAAGTCCGTGTGTGAGCGGGCCAAGTGCGGCTGCGAGCCGGTCATGAAGAAGTACAACCATACGTGGCCGGAGAGTCTGGCCTGCGAGGAGCTTCCCGTGTACGACCGAGGAGTCTGCATCTCACCTGAGGCCATAGTCAAGGCAGATGGGCCAG ATAATCCTTACTATCAAGACCCTTCAAAATGTAACCCTg AGGGAAACCCAGACTTCCCGATGGATTCACACAATTCCAACTGCAAAGGAGCTAATG ATCGGTGCAAATGCAAGTCTGTGAGACTTGCTCAAAAGACATATTCAAAGAACAATTACAATTATG TCATCCGGGCAAGAGTGAAAGAGATAAAGACTAGAAATCATGACCTGAGCGCCATTGTCGAGGTCAAAGACGTTCTGAAGTCTTCTCTGGTCAACATCCCTCGAGACATCGTCACTCTGTATTACAGCTCTGGGTGTCTGTGTCCTCCACTAATAGCCAATGAGGAATACATCATCATGGGTTATGAAAACGAGGAAAGGTCCAG ACTGCTGCTCATTGATGGATCCATTGCACAGAAGTGGAAAGACAAAATGGGACGGAAAGTGAAG CGCTGGGACCAGATTTTGCAGAGCAGAGCAAATTCAGGCAGGAGCAACACGAAACGGAACCGCCACTAA
- the frzb gene encoding secreted frizzled-related protein 3 isoform X2 — MFSYEMFICVLAIACLLEIPRGTAAASCEPIRIPMCRSMPWNMTKMPNHLHHSTQANAVLAIEQFEGLLGTQCSPDLLFFLCAMYAPICTIDFQHDPIKPCKSVCERAKCGCEPVMKKYNHTWPESLACEELPVYDRGVCISPEAIVKADGPDNPYYQDPSKCNPDRCKCKSVRLAQKTYSKNNYNYVIRARVKEIKTRNHDLSAIVEVKDVLKSSLVNIPRDIVTLYYSSGCLCPPLIANEEYIIMGYENEERSRLLLIDGSIAQKWKDKMGRKVKRWDQILQSRANSGRSNTKRNRH, encoded by the exons atgttttCCTACGAGATGTTCATCTGCGTCCTGGCCATCGCCTGTCTTCTGGAGATCCCCCGAGGCACCGCGGCCGCGTCCTGCGAGCCCATCCGTATCCCCATGTGCAGGTCCATGCCGTGGAACATGACCAAGATGCCCAACCACCTCCATCACAGCACACAGGCCAACGCCGTGCTCGCCATCGAGCAGTTCGAGGGGCTCCTGGGCACCCAGTGCAGCCCGGACCTACTGTTCTTCCTGTGCGCCATGTACGCGCCCATATGCACCATCGACTTCCAGCACGACCCCATCAAACCCTGCAAGTCCGTGTGTGAGCGGGCCAAGTGCGGCTGCGAGCCGGTCATGAAGAAGTACAACCATACGTGGCCGGAGAGTCTGGCCTGCGAGGAGCTTCCCGTGTACGACCGAGGAGTCTGCATCTCACCTGAGGCCATAGTCAAGGCAGATGGGCCAG ATAATCCTTACTATCAAGACCCTTCAAAATGTAACCCTg ATCGGTGCAAATGCAAGTCTGTGAGACTTGCTCAAAAGACATATTCAAAGAACAATTACAATTATG TCATCCGGGCAAGAGTGAAAGAGATAAAGACTAGAAATCATGACCTGAGCGCCATTGTCGAGGTCAAAGACGTTCTGAAGTCTTCTCTGGTCAACATCCCTCGAGACATCGTCACTCTGTATTACAGCTCTGGGTGTCTGTGTCCTCCACTAATAGCCAATGAGGAATACATCATCATGGGTTATGAAAACGAGGAAAGGTCCAG ACTGCTGCTCATTGATGGATCCATTGCACAGAAGTGGAAAGACAAAATGGGACGGAAAGTGAAG CGCTGGGACCAGATTTTGCAGAGCAGAGCAAATTCAGGCAGGAGCAACACGAAACGGAACCGCCACTAA